The Pedobacter roseus genome contains a region encoding:
- the hisB gene encoding bifunctional histidinol-phosphatase/imidazoleglycerol-phosphate dehydratase HisB: MKKVLFIDRDGTLNIEPDDEQVDSFAKLKFYPRSLYYLSKIAAELDYELVMVTNQDGLGTLSNPEENFWPIHNFMLDTFEGEGVHFSEIVIDRTFAKDNAPTRKPGTALLTKYFSGDYDLKNSFVIGDRLNDVVLAKNLGAKAIFLRQNDALGSTEALDKHETLLDVIILETKKWEDIYNLLKAGSRKIHHERKTNETDITINLDLDGTGKAKIETGLNFFDHMLDQIARHGSVDLEVIAKGDLHIDEHHTIEDTGIALGEAFAQGLGNKLGIERYGFCLPMDDCLAQVAIDFGGRNWIVWDADFKREKVGDMPTEMFYHFFKSFSDAAKCNLNIKAEGDNEHHKIEAIFKAFAKAIKMAIKRDAEKMVLPSTKGML; encoded by the coding sequence ATGAAAAAAGTATTATTTATAGACCGCGATGGAACCTTAAATATTGAGCCTGACGATGAACAGGTAGACAGTTTCGCAAAGCTTAAATTTTATCCGCGTTCTTTATATTATTTATCAAAAATAGCAGCCGAGCTGGATTACGAACTGGTGATGGTAACCAACCAGGATGGATTGGGAACATTATCAAATCCTGAAGAGAATTTCTGGCCGATCCACAATTTCATGCTCGATACTTTTGAAGGAGAAGGCGTTCATTTCAGCGAGATTGTAATCGATAGAACTTTTGCAAAAGACAATGCCCCTACACGCAAACCGGGCACTGCTTTATTAACTAAATATTTCAGCGGAGATTACGACCTGAAAAATTCATTCGTTATCGGCGATCGCTTAAATGATGTAGTTTTGGCGAAAAATTTAGGTGCAAAAGCCATTTTCCTCCGTCAGAATGATGCGTTGGGCTCGACAGAAGCATTGGATAAACATGAAACGCTTTTGGATGTGATCATTTTAGAAACCAAGAAATGGGAAGACATCTACAACTTGCTCAAAGCAGGGAGCAGAAAAATCCACCACGAGCGCAAAACCAACGAAACCGATATCACCATTAATTTAGATTTAGATGGTACCGGAAAAGCCAAGATTGAAACGGGTTTAAACTTTTTCGATCACATGCTTGATCAGATTGCCAGACATGGAAGTGTAGATTTAGAGGTAATTGCCAAAGGCGACTTACATATAGACGAACACCACACCATAGAAGATACCGGTATTGCATTAGGCGAGGCATTTGCCCAAGGTTTAGGGAATAAACTGGGCATTGAGAGGTATGGTTTTTGTTTGCCAATGGACGATTGCCTGGCACAGGTTGCCATTGATTTTGGAGGAAGAAACTGGATTGTTTGGGATGCGGACTTTAAACGCGAAAAAGTGGGCGATATGCCAACGGAAATGTTTTACCACTTCTTTAAATCGTTCAGTGATGCTGCAAAATGCAATTTGAACATAAAAGCCGAAGGCGATAACGAGCACCATAAAATTGAAGCTATTTTTAAAGCATTTGCCAAAGCCATTAAAATGGCCATTAAACGCGACGCCGAGAAAATGGTATTGCCGAGCACAAAGGGAATGTTGTAA
- the hisH gene encoding imidazole glycerol phosphate synthase subunit HisH has translation MNDGNSESPQGNLGVGIINYGAGNIFSLTAALDRLNVTYGMVNTENDLEKYSHIIIPGVGHAGAAMEKLKGTGLVEAIKKLTKPVLGICVGMQLITEHSEEGNAALLDIVPVKTKKFDKSLNIKIPHMGWNAVNTKNNPLFTGVEDNTQFYFVHSYFIEYNPTFDIASADYGLKFSAAVQKDNFYGVQFHPEKSGKAGELILKNFSNLSL, from the coding sequence ATGAACGATGGAAATTCAGAGTCCCCTCAAGGCAATTTAGGGGTCGGAATTATAAACTACGGAGCAGGCAACATTTTCTCCCTTACCGCAGCATTAGATCGCCTAAATGTGACCTACGGTATGGTAAACACAGAAAACGACCTCGAAAAATATAGCCACATCATTATCCCTGGAGTAGGCCATGCAGGCGCTGCGATGGAAAAACTAAAGGGAACCGGACTAGTTGAGGCCATTAAAAAACTCACTAAACCTGTGCTGGGTATCTGTGTGGGCATGCAGCTGATTACCGAACACTCAGAAGAGGGTAATGCGGCGCTTTTAGATATCGTTCCCGTGAAAACCAAAAAATTCGATAAATCGCTGAATATCAAAATACCACACATGGGCTGGAATGCGGTGAACACAAAAAACAATCCGCTATTTACAGGTGTTGAAGATAATACACAATTTTACTTTGTGCATTCGTACTTTATTGAATATAACCCTACTTTTGACATCGCATCTGCTGATTATGGTTTAAAGTTTTCGGCAGCGGTACAAAAAGACAATTTTTACGGCGTTCAGTTCCACCCTGAGAAATCGGGAAAAGCCGGCGAATTAATATTAAAAAATTTTTCAAACTTAAGCTTATAA
- the hisD gene encoding histidinol dehydrogenase, which yields MKIYGYKDLSKSKIEELCSRQIEDDKLVEERVSDIINTVKKDGDQALFNFAKAFDKVELEKLFLDAEELKQIAATIPADAKKAIDTAYQNIKNFHQSQLKTEDKIETMPGVLCWRESRAIEKVGLYIPGGTAVLPSTFLMLATPAIIAGCKEIVVCSPPQGDGKTNCYLAYCAVLLGIEKVFLIGGAQAVAAMAFGTKTVPQVYKIFGPGNRYVTTAKTMVQNKVAIDMPAGPSEVLVIADETANPSFIAADLLAQAEHGTDSQAILVATSKEIINQTLKEIENQLAILPRKDIAAKAIANSYAVLAENLEQAMQFSNEYAPEHLILATEQFQSLIPLIINAGSVFLGNFTPESVGDYASGTNHTLPTSGFAKAYSGVSTDAFLKKITFQQLSREGLNNIGKTVEILAEAEGLEAHKNAVSIRLIFESGVGRPKTEDKTA from the coding sequence TTGAAAATCTACGGTTATAAAGATTTATCTAAATCAAAAATTGAAGAGCTTTGTTCGAGACAGATTGAAGATGATAAACTGGTTGAAGAACGGGTAAGTGACATCATCAACACGGTAAAAAAAGATGGCGACCAGGCCCTTTTCAATTTTGCAAAAGCCTTTGATAAAGTTGAATTGGAAAAACTTTTCTTGGATGCTGAAGAACTAAAACAAATTGCAGCCACTATTCCGGCCGATGCAAAAAAAGCAATTGATACCGCTTATCAAAACATTAAAAATTTTCACCAGTCGCAGTTAAAAACGGAAGACAAAATTGAAACCATGCCGGGCGTTTTGTGCTGGCGCGAATCAAGGGCAATTGAAAAAGTTGGGCTTTATATCCCAGGCGGAACAGCCGTTTTACCAAGCACTTTTTTAATGTTGGCTACCCCCGCAATTATAGCAGGTTGCAAAGAAATTGTGGTCTGCTCTCCGCCACAAGGTGATGGTAAAACCAATTGTTATCTGGCTTATTGCGCAGTGCTCCTGGGCATCGAAAAAGTATTCCTGATTGGCGGTGCACAAGCCGTTGCTGCAATGGCTTTCGGAACAAAAACCGTACCGCAGGTTTATAAGATCTTCGGCCCTGGTAACCGTTATGTAACCACTGCAAAAACGATGGTACAAAATAAAGTAGCCATTGATATGCCTGCAGGTCCATCAGAAGTGCTTGTAATTGCGGACGAAACAGCAAATCCTTCATTTATTGCTGCAGATCTGCTGGCACAGGCCGAACACGGAACTGATAGTCAGGCTATTTTAGTGGCTACCTCCAAGGAAATCATCAATCAAACTTTAAAAGAGATTGAAAATCAGCTGGCTATTCTTCCACGAAAAGATATTGCAGCCAAAGCAATTGCCAATTCTTATGCAGTTTTAGCTGAAAATCTGGAACAAGCGATGCAATTTTCTAATGAATATGCACCTGAACACTTAATATTGGCTACAGAGCAGTTTCAAAGCCTTATTCCATTGATTATCAATGCAGGATCAGTATTTTTAGGCAACTTTACCCCGGAAAGTGTTGGCGATTATGCCTCGGGAACCAACCATACTTTACCAACCAGTGGTTTTGCAAAAGCTTATTCAGGAGTATCTACGGATGCTTTTTTGAAGAAAATCACTTTTCAGCAATTATCCCGTGAAGGTTTAAATAATATTGGCAAAACGGTTGAGATTCTTGCAGAAGCAGAAGGCCTGGAAGCACATAAAAATGCTGTTAGTATCAGACTGATTTTTGAGTCCGGAGTCGGAAGACCGAAGACCGAAGATAAAACGGCATAA
- a CDS encoding TerD family protein, whose amino-acid sequence MAINLSKGQKIDLRKESGATLTSFCVGVNWGAIETKGFLGLTTNKQSVDLDLSCILIDDNNNLCDHIYSPLYRIDFLQQFGLPKGKLLSLDGALRHTGDDLEGDSGGDDGLDNEIITVDLSRIDPKVAKIFFFLNNVGKEDFSQIPYSKIRMYEGTPTQVKEVFASYNVSAESGYAGKKALIMGKLYKRNNEWKFDAIGDPTPDTFLGQTIHLILKSYL is encoded by the coding sequence ATGGCAATTAATTTATCAAAAGGACAAAAAATAGACCTGCGGAAAGAAAGCGGTGCTACTTTAACCAGTTTTTGTGTGGGGGTTAATTGGGGTGCAATAGAAACCAAAGGTTTTTTGGGTTTAACAACCAATAAGCAAAGCGTAGATCTTGATCTGAGTTGTATCCTCATTGATGATAACAACAACCTGTGCGACCATATTTATTCGCCACTTTATAGAATTGATTTTTTGCAGCAATTCGGCCTGCCAAAAGGGAAACTACTCTCGTTAGATGGTGCATTAAGGCATACTGGTGATGATTTAGAAGGAGATTCGGGTGGTGACGATGGTTTGGATAATGAAATTATCACGGTCGATTTGTCAAGGATTGATCCTAAAGTGGCCAAGATATTCTTTTTTCTGAATAATGTAGGTAAAGAGGATTTTTCTCAGATTCCATATTCAAAAATCAGGATGTATGAAGGAACGCCAACACAGGTAAAAGAGGTTTTTGCTTCCTATAATGTATCTGCCGAATCGGGTTATGCCGGTAAAAAAGCGCTCATTATGGGTAAGCTTTATAAACGCAATAACGAATGGAAATTTGATGCCATTGGCGATCCCACACCAGATACCTTTTTAGGGCAAACGATTCATTTAATCCTAAAATCTTACCTGTAA
- a CDS encoding TerD family protein, with the protein MAINLQKGQREAINAPQFTIGLGWDTNSASTGTSFDLDTSVFVLGDNKRLLSDSHFVFYNNLKTPDGAVEHSGDNLTGDGDGDDEQIKVDLSKIGSAATEICVVVTVHDAENRRQNFGQIRNSYIRVLDGANNEVLKYELEEDFSIETAVEFGRIYKRNNEWKFEAVGVGMKDGLEFFLNKYN; encoded by the coding sequence ATGGCAATTAACCTGCAAAAGGGACAACGCGAAGCAATTAATGCTCCTCAATTTACCATCGGACTTGGATGGGATACCAATAGTGCATCAACAGGCACTAGTTTTGATTTAGATACTTCAGTTTTTGTATTGGGCGATAATAAAAGATTATTATCCGATTCTCATTTCGTTTTTTATAACAATTTAAAAACACCAGATGGTGCTGTAGAACATTCAGGTGATAACTTAACGGGAGATGGCGATGGCGATGATGAACAGATTAAGGTAGATCTTTCAAAAATCGGCTCAGCTGCTACAGAAATCTGTGTGGTAGTTACTGTTCATGATGCTGAAAACAGAAGACAGAATTTTGGGCAGATCCGGAACTCTTACATCAGGGTGTTGGATGGCGCCAATAATGAGGTGTTGAAATATGAATTAGAAGAAGATTTTTCAATAGAAACTGCTGTCGAGTTTGGAAGGATTTACAAACGCAATAATGAATGGAAATTTGAAGCTGTAGGTGTTGGTATGAAAGATGGATTGGAGTTTTTCTTAAATAAATACAACTAA
- a CDS encoding L,D-transpeptidase family protein, whose protein sequence is MLKKFRFLILPFILFISACGWFKSPPEIGKVLSEHFKNKIYKDFDTVAYDSVFVKTMDSLSVKFVNPKTIKAFYSNHSAEPKLVTRFYINGELDSLVNYLDQSKVHGFNPRIFKGDEIKALLEELTANKFKKVEETYPVIAKLELLSANAYLNYNNYLKYGVINPRTIFSRYYIKVRRPDSAGMLNLLNSKNLLDTLRSVQPKSIQYKALQSAYLNTDAADEKRILLLNMERFRWKLPETGDNYVQVNIPDFRLTWLNKLDTVISMKVCVGGKRENGYEDKLKAFAKSGNLDDKPKNHETPLLFSKINSIQANPIWNIPVSIAQSEIYWMARKDPYYLSNSNIKVYYKDKLIGEPDTINWNKYSRDKLPFKFKQGSGGGNALGKFKFIFDNSSSIYLHDTNNKNGFNLTNRAISHGCVRIEKPLEFAELLVNDSYTYDKLRAEVDLPPIDSTHVKWYKKRMAQKADTTKAFQLKPAWFGPKKSVPLIITYITAWSQNDKIEYRPDVYGMDEKLWTAMKKFR, encoded by the coding sequence GTGTTGAAAAAGTTTCGCTTTCTAATTTTGCCCTTTATTTTGTTCATTTCTGCCTGTGGGTGGTTTAAAAGCCCTCCTGAGATCGGAAAAGTGCTGTCTGAACATTTTAAGAACAAGATCTATAAGGATTTTGATACTGTAGCTTATGATAGCGTTTTTGTGAAGACAATGGACAGTCTTTCTGTTAAATTCGTTAATCCAAAAACTATAAAAGCTTTTTATTCAAATCATTCTGCTGAACCTAAATTAGTTACCCGGTTTTATATTAACGGGGAATTAGATTCGCTGGTAAACTATTTGGATCAAAGTAAAGTACATGGTTTTAACCCCAGGATTTTTAAAGGAGATGAAATTAAGGCCTTATTGGAAGAATTGACCGCCAATAAATTTAAAAAAGTGGAGGAGACTTATCCGGTAATCGCTAAATTAGAACTGCTATCGGCAAATGCTTATCTAAATTATAACAATTACCTTAAATATGGGGTGATAAATCCCCGCACTATTTTCTCGCGTTACTACATAAAGGTGAGGCGCCCAGACAGCGCTGGAATGCTCAATCTTTTGAACAGTAAAAACCTTTTAGATACGTTAAGATCTGTGCAGCCAAAATCAATTCAATATAAGGCTTTGCAGTCTGCATATTTGAATACGGATGCTGCAGATGAAAAGCGTATTTTGTTATTAAATATGGAGCGTTTCCGTTGGAAATTGCCAGAGACCGGAGATAACTATGTTCAGGTAAATATTCCCGATTTTAGATTAACCTGGCTGAATAAATTAGACACTGTAATTTCGATGAAAGTTTGTGTGGGTGGAAAGCGTGAAAATGGTTATGAAGACAAGCTAAAAGCCTTTGCAAAATCAGGCAATTTAGATGATAAACCGAAGAACCACGAAACGCCATTATTGTTTAGTAAAATCAACTCCATTCAGGCCAATCCGATATGGAATATTCCGGTAAGTATTGCACAAAGTGAGATCTATTGGATGGCCCGAAAAGATCCTTATTATTTATCTAACAGTAACATCAAAGTTTACTATAAAGATAAGCTGATTGGCGAGCCCGATACCATCAATTGGAACAAGTATTCGAGGGATAAATTGCCCTTCAAATTTAAGCAGGGATCTGGTGGTGGAAATGCCTTAGGGAAATTCAAATTTATTTTCGATAACAGCTCTAGTATTTACCTCCACGATACCAATAACAAAAACGGATTTAATTTAACAAACCGGGCCATTAGTCATGGTTGTGTGCGCATCGAAAAACCTTTGGAGTTCGCCGAACTTTTAGTGAACGATTCATACACTTATGATAAACTTAGGGCTGAGGTTGATTTGCCACCGATAGATAGTACGCATGTAAAATGGTATAAAAAACGCATGGCCCAAAAGGCAGATACAACAAAGGCTTTTCAATTAAAACCAGCCTGGTTCGGACCCAAAAAATCTGTTCCTTTAATCATTACCTATATTACAGCCTGGTCGCAAAACGATAAGATCGAATACCGGCCTGATGTTTATGGTATGGATGAAAAACTTTGGACCGCGATGAAAAAGTTCAGGTAA
- a CDS encoding TerD family protein, with amino-acid sequence MAINLVKGQTIDLRKNDKGETFDLSKVTMGLGWDVRKKNTGFLGKLFAPKEEEFDLDAIAFLLDGNDKILNLGRTVNQNGRQVGLFEGDVIFFNSMRHPSGNIWLTGDNRTGAGDGDDEQIIVKLDSLDPIYQKIIFVVSIYQGRQNNQHFSMVENAFIRAVDANGKEITRYSLSGDASLNGMCTMVFAEAYCKDGGWKFRAIGEPYQTDSFLEILKKYVNA; translated from the coding sequence ATGGCTATAAATTTAGTAAAAGGTCAAACCATTGATCTCCGCAAAAATGATAAGGGCGAAACATTCGATTTGTCGAAGGTTACCATGGGACTGGGATGGGATGTCCGTAAAAAAAATACAGGTTTTCTCGGTAAACTATTCGCACCAAAAGAAGAAGAATTCGATCTGGATGCGATTGCTTTCTTACTGGATGGCAATGATAAAATCCTCAACCTGGGCAGAACAGTTAATCAGAATGGCCGTCAGGTTGGATTGTTTGAAGGAGATGTGATTTTTTTTAATTCAATGCGGCATCCTTCAGGAAATATCTGGCTCACTGGTGATAACAGGACTGGTGCCGGCGATGGAGACGATGAACAGATTATCGTAAAATTAGATTCCCTGGATCCCATTTATCAGAAAATAATTTTTGTGGTATCCATTTATCAGGGCAGGCAGAACAATCAACATTTTAGCATGGTCGAAAATGCTTTTATAAGGGCTGTTGATGCTAATGGAAAAGAAATAACGAGATATAGCCTTTCTGGTGATGCATCCTTAAATGGCATGTGCACGATGGTTTTTGCCGAAGCTTACTGTAAAGATGGTGGCTGGAAATTCAGGGCTATTGGCGAACCATACCAAACAGATAGTTTCTTAGAGATTTTAAAAAAATACGTAAACGCATAA
- a CDS encoding TerD family protein: MAINLQKGQKIDIGLSKITVGLGWDPNEGTGYDFDLDASAFMINSSRLIPEEEYFVFYGNTDSPDQALHHTGDDPTGGNSADGDDESIQVDLSKVDPQIQEILFVVTIHEAISRKQNYGQVRNSYIRIVDDSNGQEVAKYELGEDFSIETGVEFGRLYKREGKWKFEASGIGYREDLSFFLSKYFKGQIIK; the protein is encoded by the coding sequence ATGGCTATTAATCTACAAAAAGGGCAAAAAATTGATATCGGACTATCGAAAATTACTGTAGGGTTAGGCTGGGACCCGAATGAGGGCACTGGTTATGACTTCGACCTGGATGCATCAGCATTTATGATTAACTCGAGTAGATTGATCCCTGAAGAAGAGTATTTTGTTTTTTATGGCAATACCGATTCTCCCGATCAGGCCTTGCACCACACCGGTGATGATCCAACGGGAGGAAACAGTGCCGATGGCGATGATGAAAGTATACAAGTTGATTTATCAAAAGTTGATCCCCAGATCCAGGAAATTTTATTTGTGGTAACCATTCATGAGGCCATTAGCCGTAAACAAAATTACGGACAGGTTCGGAATTCTTATATCCGCATTGTAGATGACAGTAATGGACAAGAGGTTGCTAAATATGAACTGGGGGAAGATTTTTCTATTGAAACAGGAGTAGAATTTGGTCGCTTATACAAACGTGAAGGCAAATGGAAATTTGAAGCGTCTGGTATAGGTTACCGCGAAGATTTATCATTTTTCCTGTCAAAATATTTTAAAGGACAGATTATTAAATAA
- the hisA gene encoding 1-(5-phosphoribosyl)-5-[(5-phosphoribosylamino)methylideneamino]imidazole-4-carboxamide isomerase → MYIIPAIDILDGKVVRLREGDYNQKTEYDVSIAEMIEKYRSNGTDFIHIIDLNGAKGDFSNQKSLFEIIKKTEMKVQYGGGIRTIEQVNNLLDAGIHRVIVGTQAITNPDFLPQLSENFAKKDDYANRIVIAIDVLDEVIKYSGWMESSPIKLMDYVDKCLSLGFFRFLCTDISKDGKLGGAAVELYKKLLEHSPMIKLIASGGVSSMEDIYELAKYPIRSVVVGKAIYEDRITIEEIKDWNLKALSSI, encoded by the coding sequence ATGTACATAATACCTGCTATTGATATTTTGGATGGAAAAGTTGTCCGTCTGCGTGAAGGCGATTACAACCAAAAAACAGAGTACGATGTTTCTATTGCCGAAATGATAGAAAAATACCGTTCAAATGGTACGGATTTTATCCACATTATTGATTTAAATGGAGCCAAAGGCGATTTTAGCAACCAAAAATCACTTTTCGAGATCATCAAAAAAACCGAGATGAAAGTGCAGTATGGTGGTGGAATCAGAACGATTGAGCAGGTTAACAATCTGCTTGATGCAGGTATCCACCGGGTTATTGTAGGTACACAGGCCATTACCAATCCCGATTTTTTACCTCAGTTAAGCGAAAACTTTGCAAAGAAAGATGATTATGCCAACCGCATCGTAATTGCCATTGATGTTTTGGATGAAGTGATCAAATACTCGGGCTGGATGGAAAGTTCGCCGATTAAACTGATGGATTACGTTGACAAATGCCTTTCGCTGGGTTTTTTCCGTTTCTTATGCACCGATATCAGTAAGGATGGAAAATTAGGTGGTGCAGCTGTTGAGTTATACAAAAAACTGCTCGAACACTCTCCAATGATTAAATTAATTGCTTCGGGTGGAGTGAGTTCGATGGAAGATATTTACGAATTGGCCAAATATCCAATCAGAAGTGTTGTGGTAGGAAAAGCAATTTACGAAGACCGGATAACTATCGAAGAAATTAAAGATTGGAATTTGAAGGCGCTAAGTTCAATCTAA
- a CDS encoding vWA domain-containing protein gives MRRLPVYLLLDTSGSMTGEPIEAVKNGVQVMISALRQNPQAIETAFISIITFDSVAQQIIPLTDLASFQMVDLRATGTTALGEALKLVSNRIDYEVAKTTTEQKGDWKPLVFIMTDGIPTDDWLPGLNEFKQRKTAFTVACAAGTGADTAVLKQITENVVSLDTADSASIGKFFQWVTASIGVSSTRVEDGGKEIQGFKELPPPLPELNIVI, from the coding sequence ATGAGAAGACTTCCAGTATACCTCTTGTTAGATACATCAGGCTCCATGACAGGTGAACCGATTGAAGCGGTAAAAAATGGGGTTCAGGTAATGATCAGTGCTTTGCGCCAAAATCCGCAGGCCATAGAAACGGCCTTTATCAGCATCATTACTTTTGATAGCGTGGCGCAACAGATTATTCCGCTTACCGATCTGGCATCATTCCAAATGGTCGATTTAAGAGCAACAGGTACTACGGCTTTAGGCGAGGCCTTAAAATTAGTGTCAAACCGGATTGATTATGAGGTTGCAAAAACCACAACGGAACAAAAAGGAGATTGGAAACCTTTGGTTTTTATCATGACCGATGGAATACCAACCGATGATTGGTTGCCGGGTTTAAATGAGTTTAAACAACGTAAAACGGCATTTACAGTTGCCTGTGCTGCCGGAACCGGTGCTGATACGGCTGTTTTAAAACAGATTACCGAAAATGTGGTCAGTTTAGATACAGCCGATTCGGCGAGCATAGGAAAATTTTTTCAGTGGGTAACCGCATCTATCGGCGTAAGTTCTACCAGGGTAGAAGATGGTGGGAAAGAAATACAAGGCTTTAAGGAACTGCCTCCTCCTCTACCCGAATTAAATATCGTTATTTAA
- the hisG gene encoding ATP phosphoribosyltransferase codes for MKTLKIAIQKSGRLNEKSVEILKNCGLSFENYKSSLISTVTNFPLEILFLRDDDIPEYVQDGIADLGIVGENVIVETKAEVDFLQKLGFGKCTLKIAVQATSNIQNLEELNGKAIATSYPVILEKFLQEKGIQSDIRTISGSVEIGPGLGLSDAIFDIVSTGGTLKSNGLKPFADVMQSEAVLIGNKSIADNPEVAELLQRIRSVLSAKSNKYVVLNVSKDNLQKVVDLLPGVKSPTVVPLFEPNWVAVHSVIAEEDFWDKINSLKAAGAEGILVMPIEKIIR; via the coding sequence TTGAAAACACTTAAAATTGCTATCCAGAAATCGGGTAGGTTAAACGAAAAATCTGTAGAAATACTTAAAAATTGTGGTTTATCTTTCGAAAACTACAAAAGTTCCCTTATCTCAACCGTTACTAATTTCCCCTTAGAAATTCTATTTCTCCGCGATGACGATATTCCAGAGTATGTACAGGATGGCATTGCCGACCTGGGGATAGTTGGGGAAAATGTAATTGTGGAAACAAAAGCTGAGGTAGATTTTCTACAGAAATTGGGCTTTGGAAAATGCACCTTAAAAATCGCGGTTCAGGCCACCAGCAATATCCAAAATCTTGAAGAGTTAAACGGCAAAGCCATTGCCACTTCTTACCCGGTAATCCTCGAAAAATTCTTGCAGGAAAAAGGTATACAATCCGATATCAGAACCATTTCCGGATCGGTAGAAATTGGTCCGGGTTTAGGATTGAGCGATGCCATTTTTGATATTGTTTCAACAGGTGGAACATTAAAGAGCAACGGACTAAAACCTTTCGCTGATGTAATGCAATCGGAAGCGGTTTTAATCGGAAATAAATCAATAGCCGATAATCCGGAAGTAGCAGAATTACTGCAACGCATCCGCTCTGTGCTTAGCGCAAAATCAAACAAATACGTGGTGCTGAATGTATCGAAAGATAACCTTCAAAAAGTGGTAGATTTACTGCCAGGTGTTAAAAGCCCAACCGTTGTTCCACTCTTCGAACCAAACTGGGTAGCCGTTCATTCGGTAATTGCAGAAGAAGATTTCTGGGATAAAATAAACAGTTTGAAAGCTGCCGGAGCTGAAGGTATTTTAGTAATGCCTATCGAGAAAATAATCAGATAA
- the hisC gene encoding histidinol-phosphate transaminase — protein sequence MNQQTMDINDLVRENIKNLRPYSTARDEFKGQASVFLDANENSYGSPLPANYNRYPDPLQLDLKDAISKIKGVPIENTFLGNGSDEAIDLLFRAFCNPGKDNVIVLPPTYGMYEVSANINDVEIRKVNLLPNFQLDMEKIAETIDKNTKLIFICSPNNPTGNSINREDIETILANFNGIVVVDEAYINYARQKTFIQELTEYGNLVVLQTFSKAWGLAALRLGMAFSSTKVIDVLNKIKPPYNINQATQDLAFEALKNIAQVNDWIKESVAERQRLSIALNNVNAVTKVYPSDANFILVEVTDALKMYDTLVDQGIIVRDRSKVTLCEGCLRITVGTKEENDKLLTVLENF from the coding sequence ATGAACCAACAAACAATGGACATTAACGATTTAGTAAGAGAAAATATAAAAAACCTTCGCCCCTACTCCACCGCAAGGGACGAATTTAAAGGTCAGGCATCCGTATTTTTAGATGCAAACGAGAACAGTTATGGCTCGCCATTACCGGCAAACTATAACCGTTATCCTGATCCTTTACAACTTGATTTAAAAGATGCGATCAGCAAAATAAAAGGCGTGCCTATTGAAAATACTTTTTTAGGAAACGGCAGTGATGAAGCGATCGATTTATTGTTCCGCGCTTTCTGTAATCCCGGAAAAGACAATGTAATTGTGCTACCTCCAACTTATGGAATGTACGAAGTTTCGGCCAATATAAATGACGTAGAAATACGCAAAGTAAACCTCCTTCCAAACTTCCAACTGGACATGGAAAAGATCGCCGAAACGATCGATAAAAACACCAAATTAATCTTCATTTGTTCACCAAATAATCCTACCGGAAATTCTATAAACCGCGAAGATATTGAAACCATTTTAGCCAACTTTAACGGCATCGTTGTAGTGGATGAAGCGTATATAAATTATGCCCGTCAGAAGACCTTTATACAGGAGTTAACCGAGTACGGAAACCTGGTGGTTTTGCAAACTTTTTCGAAGGCCTGGGGACTTGCAGCTTTGCGTTTAGGCATGGCTTTTTCTTCGACAAAAGTGATCGATGTTTTAAACAAAATTAAACCTCCATACAACATCAATCAGGCTACTCAGGACTTAGCTTTCGAAGCCTTAAAAAATATCGCGCAGGTTAACGATTGGATCAAGGAATCAGTTGCAGAAAGACAGCGTTTATCGATCGCTTTAAACAATGTAAATGCAGTAACAAAAGTATATCCATCAGATGCAAATTTCATACTCGTAGAAGTTACCGATGCATTGAAAATGTACGATACTTTGGTAGATCAGGGTATCATTGTACGCGACCGTTCTAAAGTAACTTTATGCGAAGGCTGTTTGCGGATTACCGTGGGCACAAAAGAAGAAAACGATAAACTATTAACTGTGCTAGAAAATTTTTAA